The Apium graveolens cultivar Ventura chromosome 6, ASM990537v1, whole genome shotgun sequence genome contains a region encoding:
- the LOC141665082 gene encoding uncharacterized protein LOC141665082 codes for MVQIGRNMEKDLKEKVIAVIQQYHDVFACGAEEMPGLDPKKAKHYLNVQPEAKPIILRFGIPKIYVYDNETQFIGNKLRRFLHHFGVQQKFSSVANPQENGAIEAANKIIIQRITKRMGKANGRWVEELPWVLWAYRTTLMSFTGETPFRLAYGTEASVPVEVGLESYRTEVYNMETNNFGLRANVDL; via the exons ATGGTTCAGATCGGGAGAAATATGGAGAAAGATCTGAAGGAAAAAGTTATTGCGGTGATTCAACAGTACCATGATGTATTCGCCTGTGGGGCGGAAGAAATGCCTGGTTTGGATCCCAAGAAGGCTAAACATTATTTGAATGTACAGCCCGAGGCCAAACCG ATCATTCTCAGATTTGGAATTCCAAAAATTTACGTTTATGACAATGAAACCCAATTTATTGGAAATAAGTTACGAAGGTTTCTGCATCACTTTGGGGTTCAACAGAAGTTCAGCTCAGTCGCTAATCCGCAAGAGAACGGGGCAATCGAAGCAGCGAACAAAATAATCATTCAAAGAATAACGAAGAGGATGGGTAAAGCTAATGGAAGATGGGTCGAAGAACTACCTTGGGTCTTATGGGCTTACCGAACGACGCTTATGTCTTTCACTGGGGAAACTCCTTTCAGGTTAGCCTATGGAACAGAAGCCTCGGTTCCGGTCGAAGTGGGTCTAGAGTCTTATAGAACTGAGGTCTACAATATGGAAACCAATAACTTTGGATTAAGGGCGAATGTGGACCTGTAA